TATTAAACTGTAACTACCACCTTTCTTGCCATAGGCAAACACTGTAGTCAACGACTTGGTTCTCCTAAATCTTTTAAGATGATCTCTGCTCACTGCTAAGCTCCCCATGTTTTTCTTGGGGAAGGCTCTCAGAGATTCAGGGCAGGCACACAACATCTCTTTACTGTACATACCAAGAGGTGTGGCTGATCCTTCCTTTTGGAGAATTCTCTTAAGTATGAATGTTCTAAAGAAATTTAGATTTAGAACCATGTTAATAAATTAGCGCATGTTCTTAACTTTTGCCCCCCCCTTcgatttctttctgcttttttcttttattaaaaatagatccttttctcatacagtatatcctgattatagtttctcctccctctgctgctcccagtttctcccacctcccctccccctggatccaccccctttctgtctctcattagaaaggtataggctggagagacggctcagcggttaagagcactcactgactcacactgactgctctgccagaggtcctgagttctattcccagcaaccacatggtggctcacaaccatgtaatggggtctgatgccctcttctggtgtgtctgaagacagcgacagtgtactcatataaataaaataaatcttaaaaaaaataaagaaagaaagaaagaaagaaagaaagaaagaaagaaagaaagaaagaaaggtataggcttctaagagacaacaaccaaacatgacaaaataaaatagaataagatgAATCGTATTGAAGTTGGACATGGCAACCTAACAGGAGGAAAACAGTTCCAAAAGCAAGCACAAAACTCAAGAGACCCATTCATACCATTAGAAATGCTTGCCCTGTCAACTGTCAAAATAGACAAATGGAAATTATTGGGTGAGGTCTAAGTGGCCCTTTAGCAAAGGATTACAAAATTAgttctagacaaaaaaaaaaaaaaaaaaaaaaaaaaaaaaaaaaacaaggtgaaaAACAGCTTAACTTttacctctctcttctctctcaagtcACATCCCAGTAACCTGTCTCCCCGGGCCTGCGCTGTGCGCCCCTACTCTCCATCCCCTCTGTGACTAAACAGGAAGCTGCTATGTCTTCATCCACTGCACTTGTCCTCTTGGATTCTGAAGTACTTACATTTAAACTGCTAACTAAGGAGAGAAGACTTCAGAGCTGTTCTCAAACCAGAATCATGCTTTTAAATGGTACCTCCTGGAACCATTTTTGGAAGCAAGTGATGAGCATGCCAGGCTGGAGGTGTGTAATTCAGTTGGGACAGTGCTTGCCAGGCATGAACCCAGCCTTCGATTTGATCCCTTGAGTGGCATAAACCAGCTATGCTAGCACACATCTATACTCAGCatctcaggaggtggaggcaggaggatcagaagttgaagatCATTCTTGGCTACCCAGAAAGATGGAGgggaaccctatctcaaaataataacataatacaagttaaaaataaagcTCAAACTAGAAGTGGTTTAGTTTAAAGACACCATTTAGAGTGTTGTCATCATCCAGCCATAGACTGATAAAGGTATGGGTTAGGGTTATAGCTCTAGGAGAAGACAACTCTAATGAGGTTCCGACTACTCATGGCTGGATGCAGCATCTGCTTTCTGCACAACTGTCACTGATGCTCTACTGGGGAGGATTTCTACTGCCACTTGCatactaaccactgagctactgaggtctccagccctctttttgctttttattttgaaacaaggtcttactgtgttgCCCAAATTGGCCATGAACTcaccctgtgtagcccaggctggccttcagctttcactcttcctgcctcagctttgccACTATAAACACCAACCCTAGAGGAGCATTCACCCAACTACTGGGGGAGGAGAACAGGCTAAGGAGCCCGGTGGCATCTTCAGTGCAAATGTTGATAACATCACCAACTTCGGAGGAGAATGAGAGCTAAGGTGCTGGTACTGAACTCAGAGAGAATGTAGAGAGTGAAGAAAAGCAGCAAAGAAAGGCAGGCAAGGAACCAAGGAGGCCCAGTGTCACCAACAAAATCATGCAGGAATGGTGAAGAATGTCATATAGACAAAAGAAAAGTACTAAAATATGTaaacctcaccccacccctggcTGTGATCATAGAAGGGCCCTGGTAGGCTCTCTCCAGAGGGACTCGACATGACTGCCAGGTACTAGGAAGATTGGGAGGCCAAGCATAAAAGGAAAACAACTTATAACCAAGAGACCACCACTGCTCTAATTTCCTATTTCCTAAGGGAATTCTACAGATAGAAGAAGCAATAATGGGGTCCCTGCAGGATGAACAGGAAAACAATCAGAGGCACTCACCAGCATTAAAGGGTGTCAGGGTTCAAACCTACTGTGaaatcttcatttttcttgtcattaaatTTGCATCCTGCTTCACAGCGTATTTGGAGGTTGGGGCTTtccttatattttgttttctgccaGGGTCTCTCTcactagccctggctgtcctagaactcactgtgtagaccaggatgcccttgaactcccagagatgtgtgtgcctctgcctcctgagtgctggggttaaagggcTATGCCACAGTGCCTGGCTGCATATCCAGCTTTCCATGTAAAGACAGTGTTTCAAGCTGGTGTGCAGGCTCACACCTATGATCTCAGCATGCAGAAGATTGAAGCAGGGGGCCTTGAGCAGGAGATCTGTCCTGGCTACAGGATGAGTaccagactagcctgggctacagcttgaaactctttctcaaaaccccaaaatacataaacaaacaggATATTCTAAACCTCCTCCAGGGAGCATAGGTATTCAGACATAAGCATatttcccttccccacccccacagttcTGTGCACTCCCTGGGACAGCACTTTTGTACCAAGCCAGTTACAGCCTAACTCTTAGCTACTGCAGCTGCTGGCTGGGGTAGGGCCTGCTGCCCTGAAGCAAAGCATCCAGCTAAGGGGAGTTTACCCAAGATGACCAGTCTCATTGTCTGCTGcaactttttttccttccttaaagCACACCTCTTTTCTCTTAATGAACGACTTTTCTTTTGGAATCTACAATTTCTCCATTAATTTCTTCCTGCCTACTTATTGTAAGCATGTATAGACCATTCCATGTTGAGGACAATTTAATTTTCCACAATAAATATCAATCTAAAAGTGTAAATTGCAGGAATGATGAAGAATGTCATATAGACAAAAGAAAAGTACTAAAATATGTaaacctcaccccacccctggcTGTGATCATAGAAGGGCCCTGGTAGGCTCTCTCCAGAGGGACTCCATGACTGCCAGGTACTAGGAAGATTGGGAGGCCAAGCATAATGATTAGAAAAAATAACAATTGGCAAGCTACTGCATGACAAATGTGGGCGGGGCCTATCCTGGAAATGACCAGTTTAAATGTGTGCTGTTTGCAGTGGGAAAGGGgaaagttgttttctgtttgtttgtttgtgtgtgtgtttgtttttaaatggggtctcactgtgtggcacTAGCTGGTCTGGGactccatgtagaccaggctgacctcaaatttttgtgctggaattaaaggcatgacccaccatgcttggcttcatGTTTATTAATGGCATCTTAGAAACAAAGTCATTTGACAGCATATTCTTTCacattttctgttaaaaaaaaataagcagtcCAGTTTGCTAAGGGATACTCTGTAATCTAAAACTTCTGTATaattatatatctttttttttgttttttttgttttgttttgttttgttttgtttttcgagacagagtttctctgtgtagctctggctgtcctggaactcactctgtagaccaggctggccttgaactcagaaatccacctgcctctgcctcccaaatgctgggattcaaggtgtgcgccaccactgcccggctatataTCTTTTCTAACCAGATGAGTTCTCCCTGTAGCTATATCTATGTtaggagaatgtgtgtgtgtgtgtgtgtgtatgagtgtactcaaataatatatatttatatttgagtatatttgagtatatatattattatatatactatatatacatagtatactatatataaatatatatatataagtatatataaatatatatacacaatatatatacatagtatatacagtatatatatattatatatacacaacatatgtgtatatatactcaaatattgtgtgtattgtatatatatacaatatagatatacacaatatatgtgtatatatatacacacaaataatatatatatatatatatatacatatatatacatatatatactcagaTAATTGAATGAATTGATGTGTTGTAAGACGCCCACTAGGTAAACTGTAGAAGGAATATATGGATTCTTTTCTGTAACATTTTAGTTTCCTAAAAGACATTGATGTCTGCAAAATTGAATAAAACGCAGTTTAATTTTTTAGGGAGTTGCTCACACTTTTTTTAAAGCAGTACCTGTTGGTCTTGATTCCCCACAGACCCCATGGAACTCCTAATCTAGACCTCTGCTAGGCTCTGAGCTGTGTTCTCAGTCTTTGATAGCAAGCTGACTTCTCCATTCTGTGTTCTTAGGATGTTATCAACTCAATGGTAACAACACTATCCATGCTTATTGTGTCTGTGTTGGCTCTGATACCAGAAACCTCAACAATGACAATCCTTGGAGGGGTAAGTAGAAGTCTTTCAGGTTTCTTCCAGTTGGatcaaaatgcaaattaatttggAAATCTGATATGATCCTGGACTGGCCTACAGTGCCTACTGGCTTTATAGTTTGTGTGAGCAAATACATTCCCTGATTAGCATAAATAGACAGGGTTTCACACTGGCATCCACCAAACAAAGATGTTCCCGCATGTTTCTTACAGGCAGGGCTGTACTAGACAGAGAGAATCTGCTAGAATCTGCTGCCACTCTTAGCTCTGAAAACCCTGAtattaaacaagaaaagaagcaCGATCATTTCATAGTTGTCCTTTTGAAAGCATCCATATCACTGTTAGGTGAGACAGAATATTCCCATAACTCTTCAGATGCAACACAACAGATTTCCTTACTGCACAGGTTATGGTAGGAACCTTGCAAACCACGGGTTATTCTGAGTACTGCCTGAAGAGAAGCAGGTCGACCTAGACAGACTTATTCCTGGCAAGCAAGCCCAAAGGGAAGAGTGCAGAGATGGCAATGTACCTCTACCTGGTTTTCTCCTGAGGGCTGGTCATCTGATTTTCCCAGGCTCTAATCTAGAGAGCTGATTTGGAAGCGTCTTCCTTGCtactttcctgttcttccttAGCAAGGCACACATAGGAACTGACCTTGATCTGCCATGACTGTCAGAACCCTAGGTTTCAACCCCCGTAGGCACTAAGCAACCTCATGAGAGATTATCAAAGTTGTCTAGATAGGAGGTATGCTGAAATACCAACCCCCACAATTGTTCTAAAGACAGTTCTGTCTGTCTACCCTTTAAAAGATGAGCCAGTCATAGGACTCAAAttcatttgtttatctgttctctCACTCATCGCTTAAAAGACGACAAAGTGGAGTTGTTCCCCAGCAGAGTGACCAGGAGCCCTGTGGCCACCTAGCAGAGGAAATGGCTTGAGACAAGCTCTGTCTATAAAATATGCCTTGAATTTCAGAGATTTTATTCTCTTCCCTAAAGAACATAGAATATTTCATTAATAACTTTTATTATAGCGATAATCTGTAAAGGGAATGCAGCCAGCTCTAGATAAGCCATTAATGGGGTACTGCCCAgcccagaagagagagaaatgtgacTCCTCTCTGGCAGTGGAATTACAGTTTGCTTACTTTTATCTTCAgctcagttttcttttccttgggcCTGTTCAGACTCCTCTGCCTTACACGAATgttgccccaccaccaccaccctcagcCTTTGAAAGTTCACTCTGGAGATTCTTATTACTCCACTTCTACAAAAGTCGAATCATAACTATGGTCCCCAGGACTTAGTCTCAAGCTGCTGCCAGCACCAGCTCTTCCCCCAGACAAGTTTGGTGATAGAAAAAGCAAAGAGCTGACCACTGGAGAGGGAATTGTGGGGGTGATAGCTAAATATGGTCAGCAGGGCTTTAAAGAACTCACGCATGCTCACACGCACATACACGGAGACATATGCACGCACCCACGCCAGTGCAAATCAAGATGGAGAGGCAACTTGCATTCCACTTCAGGGGTAATGAGTTCTGCTCACTGCAGTTGTCTTGTCCTGTActgtgggtgggttggggaaaCTTAGCCATGCTCTCTAACATCCGTTCCCAGTCTAACGGTGGACGGTAGCACAGAGAGCAGGCTCCCTACCCAATGGGCAGATCACTGCGAATTTGCATGGCAGAAACTGATGACAGTGTCTCTGTTTGCAGGTGTTTGGTCTCCTGACAGTAACATGTACTATTGCCGACTGTGCCCTTATGTGCCAGAAACTTCGGTTAAGGTCACGCAAACCTTATCAGAAACAGTCAGCTGAGGACATCGATGAAGGATAATATTTTTGTACTCACTTTTACTAGTTATTAAACTAATTCTTTATCGTTCCATATATTTTCTGCAGATCTCATTTCAATTTCAAAATGAGTACcggctagtttcatgtcaacttgactcaaactACAGATCTTTGGAAAAAAGGTCTCAATGAAGGGTATCCTGCgtcacaggatctcaggaaccTTATAGCTCTGCAAagaagcctcctcagcagaggtGTTCCAGCTTCCAGGGGAGGGATCCCCATCTGAGCTCAGAACCTTCAGCTgctctcttttcttgtcttcattgcttctttttttccccccttggctTCATCCAAAGAAAGTCACACCAAGAAGAAAATCTTatgaaagagatttattgggggTAGGGGGATCCATGGTGTGTAGGTATGAATCCGAGATAGCTGCTGGAATGGGCAGCACAGATGGGGACAAAGGGGCAGTGCTTATATAGGATTTCTGAAGGGACAGATCTCTGGGCAGATTCAAGTCCCAAACTTGGGGACCTCGGTTTTCCTGTTCAGAGATTGGTGCCTTTGTTCACCCCCTTTCCCCTGCATCCAGCCTATGTCTTAGGGTAGGAAGTCCTTCCTGGCCAAAGCTGTCTTTTGCTGAGGTGACATCTCTATGGgactgctggggtgggggtggggagatgggaaagGGGTGTTGCCACGGTGGACAGCTTTTGAGGGGCAACTGCTGAGGCAGAAAAAGAGATGTGCCCCCATTGACAGCTCCTGGGATGGCTGCAGACTGAAGAGATGTGGTGCCTCCCTTTTAACCTGGGCACATTTTAGACATCTCTTGTGTGATGTTTTACTGCAATGGTTGTAGACTGGGATGTGGGATGGCTTCTGCTTTCATGAATTTGCAACATGCTGCATAGATACTACACACATCCCCACATAACTCCAGAACCTCTTTTCTCTGGGTTCTCTGGCAGCAGCTCCTGCGGATGTGGTTACGGGATCTTGAGTTTTCAGGCTAGGCCAGGCACCTTTGTCCAACAAGGACAGCAGATGCTAGGCTAGGCAGCAGCTGTGAAAAACAGGTGCACGTGGGATAGGCTGTCAGCTGTTGAAGTCAGTTCCCAGAGGACCATCGCCCTACGGCTACCCAGCTGACTAGAGAGGCAGGGCTTGGAACCCACCATGAATCCTGCATCCACCAGGCGTGGGTCCAGCCACTCAACTTCATGACCTCGAGTCTTGGGTGCTTCCTCTCCTTTGGAGTCACAGGGGTATGTTGCCTCTGCTGTACCTCACCAGGGACCTTAAGTAGCTGGAACACCATCCTGCCAGGAACCTTCAGAAGGTGCCACACCATTTAGTAAGTCCATGCAGTCAGTGCACAGAGATCACATTGTGGACAAATTGCCAAAGAAACACACCCAGCATGAGAAAGTGCCGCCAACTCTATGATCCAAGGTACTTGCAACCatcaaaacatcaaaagacaACCTGAGGGCACAGACAAGGTGGTTGATTCAGAGACTGCTTCAAGCATTTTCGCTTCTCAGCCAATGGGGTGTCTAAGGGCTTGAGAATGTTGAGCAGGAGCTGCCAGCTGATTGGCTGGGTGGAGGAGAGTGGACAACCTCAGGATAGACAGAGtatcactatgtaaccctggctggcctggagttcactatgtagaccaggctagccttgaactcagacacaTCTGActgcatctgcctccagagtgctggaactaaatACTGATCCACCACCACGCCCACTATTACACATCATTTCTGTTCTAAAGGTTTCCCCCGTCTTCCTCCTCTTAGGGTTTCCCCTCACAAATCAAAGTAAGGAAACACCGAGTAAATCACAGTGTTGTAATCTAGCAAGCACAACTGAAAAGAGCTGCCATCCAGAAGAGCTAGTCAAGCAATGCACAAGAGGCAGGCATCCAGGacaaagggaggagaggcagacATTTAAAGTTAATGTCAGAATGGGGGAGTGCTCCTAACTGCCCCTGACAGAGAGAGGACCTGCGGATGGGGGCACAAACCTTCTGGGGAGGAAAGTTTCATGATCCAAACTGAACCCAAAATAGAGAGATTCAAAGGAACAAGGCATAAAACAAAGGGAAAGCAAGGGGCCTGTAAGGTGGCTAAGTATGGAAACCCTGCTAGGGCCACGCCCAAAGAATCCCCAGAACTcaagtggaggaaggaaagaagcatcCCCTGTGATTACAGTCTGAGCTCCACATGCATCCTCTCCTGCAAGCATCtcctcaaacacaaacaaacGGGTGTTAGTTTGTTACTTTAATTCTAAAAAGATCTTTCCCTAAAGCATTTCTTAAAAAGTGAATCAGACCCAGGGGTGATTTCAGGGTCAGTGCTTTCAAAGCACAAGATATCATTCTGATGATGcacaaacttttatttatttctttttatagaaaCAAGCATTTGGGGATGATTTGCTTTTCTGAAGACTGAATACACTTGCATTtgtcagaaaaaacaaaaaaaaacaaaaaaacaaaaaaacaaaaaaaaaaaaaacctaccactGAGCTAGGCCCCCATCCCCTTTTGAGTGATTATTTTATAGTTAGTCAAACGCTGACATCAAAACTTGATCAGGtttagaaaaagcaaacaaagtagAGATCTCACAGAACCAAAGCAAAGATTAATATAGAGGCCCAGGATGATTAGAAAGTGTGACATCACGGGGTGGATCccagaataggaaaaaaagttaccatattaaaaacaagaacaacaagccatctttatttttaaagcatatatcaCAAAGAGGAAAACAAGGGTGATTTTCTATTAGAGCTCCTAAAATAAGCCACCATATTATAAGTAAAATGTTATAAGATTAAATCAAACAGTGTTTGAGAACATGTGAAAAACATGGTGCTGATTCCcaggaatgaggaggaagaggaagaggaggaggaggagaaggaaaagaaggaggaagaagagaaggaggaggagaaaaaggaggaggaggaaaagaaggagaaggaaaggaaggaagaggaagagaaggaggaggaagagaaggaggaggtggaggaggaagaagagaaagaggaggaaaagaaggaagaggaggaggtggaggaggaggaatagaaggaggaggaaaagaaggacgaggaggaggtggaggaggaggaggaggaagaggaaaaagagaaggaggaagaggaggaaaatgaggaggagatagaagagacaatTCTCCTAGGCTCCTCCATGGAAACTAGCAACAGTTTGAGTCATCATCTGCCTCTCCACTAGGTGCACCAGATGAGCCAGGTGTGCCAGATGATGAACCAGGTGGGAACAAGCCAGGTGCAAGACAGGTACAAGACAGGTGAAAGACAGGTGCAAGACAGGCGCAAGACAGGCACAAGATAGGCATAAGCCAggtgtagcagcagcagcagcatatgAAGACTGCTTGCTGTcccagctcttcctcctctttctctgttcccaCTGGTTGCAgccagcctctcttcctctctaatTCTTTTTGTCCTTCTCTGACCCCTTGGCTCTGCTCACTTCTGTAAGCCTGTTAAGCATCTGCCCTAATCTTTGCTCATCCTTATGATGTGCTGGGGACAGCCTTCAGCAGGCCAGAATGGAAACATCTCAGAGCCCACCACAGctccttgtaaaaaaaaaaaaaaacaaaaacaaaaaaacaacaacaacaaaaaaaacagatggcatctgggaccctgagaatcaggagacacatccctccaggggaccCACTATCAGAAATAAGAGACTGCCAGCAGTTGGccgggatggagacatctcagtagcctgCAGCAgccctttgtaaaaaaaaaaacagttgttcccatttctcctaatgttggaatgttggactctaagatccaaaccaggggatgtGCTCCCACAGAATCACACATGGACAGAGGATTCGCTGCAACAACATAAGGTTTAATGATGCCAGTGCACTGGGGCTCTctcacatgcaggcaagagaacccccaaacaaaagctgggagcagttcttatacagagttCATGAGGGCAACCACAGAGGCTGACCTTTTCAGGTCcggtctctaggtgactcagatttacacattacttttatgacaatgagtgtcttccatttgcccaggtttattacattaagggtccagcttcctgaccacctcccatcctggaatgtgtctcagctctgggccttccccacccgcaggtgggtttccttccctgtggtctgaagaatgttaatcagcccctctcttcctcctctgaatgttaatccaacAAGTGtcccggaatgtgtcctgggaatTTTAAGTTTGGGTTAAGACCTGAAGTTCTGACATTTGGTTCCTACACTAACAGCCCTGGACAACAGCTGTATAGATTTCAGTTGTGCGTTACTGCTTTTCAGTTGACTTTGATGTGCATAATTAGAAAATTCTATTATATTGTtgaggcctaggctgccccactttgggcggccaaaaatgtttcagccctctccactccacacttggtggccactgtttcctagaccaagctgccgctccagtccgagggtcggggttcagcaagacagagagagtgaggacggactcaaagaatggagaccagacagagtgtgattcaatcccatttattcttcagtctctcttcctagtcaaagtcccaagtcttgagttcctagttcctagttgtactcatagttgttctcttccgagtatctaatgtctactcctactcctagtgtctgaatctctgttactccaaattgttctcaactctcctgtctgcctttcgccttttatatgtctcacttctaagccatgccttttggtcacgcctttaagtcatgcccttaggtcttgtctctaaatctgatctctaagtcacactcttaaattacacacctttaatctcacacacctttaatctcacacacccaaggtatctaaaccaagatgttatcagagtgtgctcagctgttgtaggctgatgtaaaacaagtctcatgtcagggtatatggctcaagatggctgcaaagctgatagccgctttctgctaaaagtcatcTCCCAACAGGTAggtccccccttttaaattttttttcaaaagggaaggctgggaaaacttacggaaaccgtgcctgtcctaggttggaacaaagaaccccagcctccctttcccatccttggatactcaataGCCATTGGTCTGTCTtcggatggtgaggcctcccttcttttaggggcaagggtctcggtatgctctcttagccatcattgactatccagcttagcacgtaagttaggggttaatcctcgtcagtcttgatgacagaggtttcagagtcccctacttccagcctgtaataatggacctgtatgggtttcatttgaatagcatctatctgttgccatacaaaagccatcagtcagttgaaccacatcaacccaagagacaagagacttaataatgcctgaacagtcagtatgacaacaacactcttttttaagggcaacacataactccctctatcagaggagtaaaaagtgtaagcctcttctattctgtttataaatgtcttatatcagaatctaaatctatagaaatacaaaactgatcatagctttgatctaaagaaaacaagtaaggaaatccctgttcctgctctagtcaatctcaaacccaaaaaacaactatagtaactgtggtagtgtgTTTAAACAAtctaccccactaaatcataagtcttggaatcaagagtccaatagagccaccctggagatttaggtggtgatgtctccttcagcactgataacttctcaggtcaggtttactcattgatctgttccagtttgaaggcaattgtgaagcctcttcaggtttccttcatatttcctgcaaagaaaaaatgcaCTTCTCAGGGGgattctcctccctggatttgttattgttgtctatttgtttaatcagtctctctggcagccaatgtgcagcatctgcagtttgggaatatatgcaaacagaacctcttccccagataagcactggatctggcccattccaggttccagttagtgggtctttccagaggactattgcaaaattctttttggtatcaggatgccagaatctatctgcagcagattttccttcagaatccaaagttaaaaaatttaaaatgaagagtgcatgatgaaggatatttctgggggatcccttggtaggataccattcccctttttaaattttttcaaattgacatgtaatggtttgatgtgccctttctaccatactttggccctgtggattatatggaatacccgttttatgtagtattcacaaaattggtggaaactagagcttgtataacctgggccattgtcagtttttatctgtttaggcacacccaatacagcgattgtagcaagcatatgaacgatcacatgcttgcttgcttctccagtttgtaatgttgcataa
Above is a window of Arvicanthis niloticus isolate mArvNil1 chromosome 18, mArvNil1.pat.X, whole genome shotgun sequence DNA encoding:
- the LOC117723079 gene encoding chemokine-like factor isoform X2; amino-acid sequence: MKEGLLTMGSADPGQVVNVASMILFIKAQAPEPYIVITGFEVTIIFCFIVLYTCRLDMILRAFFWPLFDVINSMVTTLSMLIVSVLALIPETSTMTILGGVFGLLTVTCTIADCALMCQKLRLRSRKPYQKQSAEDIDEG